The Macrobrachium nipponense isolate FS-2020 chromosome 44, ASM1510439v2, whole genome shotgun sequence genome contains the following window.
TCTCCTTTAACGTCAATAAATGCGAGGCTCTCACGCCACATAATTCTCCAACTACCGCCATAAACTTCGAGAAGTGACAAGTGCTAGACGAGCGGAAGTTAATTAGAGAGACgcgacaataaataataataaggattacgCCATATGAAGTCACTCCCGTTCTCCTGGTGCACTGAGGTCGCGAAGGAATCAGGACGATTCTCAGGCCACAAAGAATCTTAGAAGATGTCGTGAAGCCATCTGCAATGACAGATATAAACCTCTTGAGACGGTTTCTTTCTGAATTATGCGTCACTCATTGAAGTTCGaggatatatttttttgcatGACGAATTACCTTCTTACTTTCtcttgactccttttttttttcgctcactcgtggagtaagcctatagactactttgttgtttttatttgggCGTTAGGAAGGGTctacggaagagcctaaaaaggtctgaaaaaggtgagatacaggaattttaagtaCATGCCTTCCAAAATGTGGACTGTGGAATTCTCCAccttcttttgtatattttgaataatttgacCTTACTCTTTCTAAGAGGCGAGTCTGCTATCACTGAACGGcttcaataacctagatgttgtgacgccatttTCAGTAGCCATAATCGATCAATCAGTGCTAtgagggaagggggtgaaatctggcccgtctactactactactacatcttTCTTTGGTATCAGTCAGCCTTTGTGACGGCTCCTTGTCTCGCTCTGATTTACTCTCggtgttttcttttatactgtttaTTTCGCAAAGGTAAcatgggggcggggggagaggggggggataTCCTAAATGTAGATTTGTGTACTTTCACTCTCAGCCTATATCTGGAAGAAAGCAAACAGTTTCTATCGGGTGAAAGTTATGCCACTGGATGGCTCTTCAATTTTCGGAAGCAGAGCGTaattcgaaatctctctctctctctctctctcttctctctctctctctctctctctctatatatatatatatatatatatatatatatatatatatatatatatatatatatatatatatatatatatctcattgggttattatttctatttgtatcTAACAGAACCTatttctccctctatctctctctctctctctctctctctctcatatatatatatataatatatattatataatatgacatatatatatcattatcgaataatatatatatatgtattagatctCATTgggttattattttctattttactctAACAGACCTactttctccctctctcatccgaggtattttaatatttgtgtctaacaaaatcttctctctctctctctctctctctctctctctcttgctttcccaagccatatatatatatctatatatatatatactatatatatatatcatcgggttctttttaatattagtgtctaacataatctctctctctctctctctctctctctctcagtgtagcTGAATGTAAAAGTTTAATGGCGTGCCTAGTCAGCAGAAATAAACTCATCCATTAAAGCcatacaaagaagagagagagcccATTCATTAAAGAAAGAGgtctcatcaaccgtgcatctgatgtctaggccagtaccttacaacgctcctgattggccgctgataagccaatcacagggttggaaactctcctcagtctctcgagaattcacataggaaCGATgtactatgttccacctctcctgagggatacttttgaaagacgtatccctcaggagaggtggaacatacatcctgcctatgtggactctcgagagagactgagagtttccagccctgagactgactcatcaacagccagtcaggagcgtcgtaaggaacgggcctagacatcagatgcacggttgatgtgaatctactatgggaaTTTTGACTTTCCACTCATTCTTTTATTGACACGTTCCTTGTTTATTCAAAGACTAATTTGATGCAACAAAGCGTTTCAGGATCATCTAGCCAAAACAATAAATAtgtgcgaagagagagagagagagagagagagagagagagagagagaataatagctTCTGTTTTCTTTGATGTAACGAACTATAGACACAGTTACCCTGGAGTAACTTTCCATTGTGCAACGGCAGCGAACCGTCGTGGTATTTGCCACAAAGGAGGGAGAGATTCCGACGGCAAGGTTTCCATGGCTAATTAGAGCACGGTAGGCGCTTGGACGGGTGACCATCTACTATGTCCTACGTACTAGACGACAATCTGTAAGAACTTGTCCATGGGCTATGCAACCTCATCCAGAAGACCTTTGTCCCCGAAACTTGAgtttagatttaaaattactctctctctctctctctcacttcaaaaCTGACGAGATACAGACCGTAAACGATTACCTAGTACGACACGTGCGATTACCTGTTAATGCAAGCGCCATCTTGCAATACTTGGCATCCATTCATGCTACCTTTGGAGTGTTGCCAGTTCCTACCTCAACAGCCCAATTATTACCTCGAACTACCGCGTCATATCGGGTGTTTTCGAGCCTCGAGAGATTGATCCTTACCTCTGCTGTTGATTTTGGTAACTAGGGATTCATCTAtgagcgtttctctctctctctctctctctctctctctctctctctctctctctctctctcatttttgcgtCTACTTGAAGAAAGTTTTATCCCCTATTTCATCTGTCTATCAATGTCTTAATATGGTTCTGTttcgtgaataatatatataatatctatatattaatatatatatatatatatatatgtatatatgtgtgtgtgtgtgtgtgtgcgtgcgtgcgtgtgtgtgtgtgtgtgtaagagagagagaaccaagatcCCACTTGTACTGTTGTAAAACTGAACGTATCCAGTCACGTGACCAGGTTTGTTTATACCTCAAAATGGAAGTATGACAGTAGCTTTCTTTCTGTGAGTTCAGCACTATTCCAACACGTTTTATATGAGTGTTATTGTGTCTgaattccatattcagttcatTCTGAAATGTGTTTTGAAGATCCCTGCAGATCCATATACTATAACCCGAGAGGCGCATCGGGACAATGCGTTGTAATCTGCAGACCCACTAGTACTTCGTGGCAAGATTGTTGACAACAGTGCATTGCAGATCAATGTCCTTTGTGATGACTGAGGTAAGCATTTTAAACAAGTTACTGTGTATGCATGTAGGCCAAGTACTTTGCAAGAGGCATAGGTCTAGAAGGTCGTTCGGTGCCGGTGGTTTTCCAGTATCTTTGGCTCCATGTCACTACTCAGTGTTTCCAATTCTCTGGACCTAAGCGTCCACAGACTCCCTACACAACTGACTAAACCTAATCTGTGCCATTATTGTTGTCCATGTGTTTTGTCGACTGAGCGGGCCTTATGCCACCAGTACGAACACTTAGCCCACCGGGAGCGCTAGCAGCTTGGAGCGAATGCGGATGGCGGGAAAAACAGAAATAGCGAATTTCTTTATAATATGCTAATACGTCCTCCTGGTTACGACACTGGTGAACTTTCTGACTCACTTTTTCATGTCAAGGAATTTGCCAGCGTTTAGACGGCGTCCCTGTGTCATTTTGTCAACACCCTCAGTCACGCGAGATAGTATTTACGCCACTTCGAGATGAATCTATACCGATTTCAAGCGCGTAGACCTGTTTTGTGATCGTTTGCAAAAGTGTTGCATAAATGCGCATACTTTTGTTCGTAGTTTGGACTTTCATATCAGGTCGTTGCTATTTTCATCAATATTTCACTACAATTCTGTTTtttattggtctctctctctctctctctctcttaattatcgATTTCTATTTGCGTAAATGCGTATACGTTTTTTCGTAGTTTGGACTTTCATATCTGGTCGTTGTTATTTTCGTCAATATTTCACTACAATgtttttattgctctctctctttctctctctctctctctctctttctctcttaattATCGATTTATATTTGTTACATATGAAACggcacttaaaaaaataattaataatactaataaatccGTCAGTTCTAACGCGGGAACATTAAATATATTCAATCATTCAGTCGATAATATTAACGTCGATTTTGTTATCTAAAGCATATTTGATAGTATATAACTACCATTGCTCCCGAACAAATGTGCTATGCCAGCTACAAGCGCCTTCTGATTTAGACAGTTGCTCAGTGAAACTGTTCTAAACGCTACGCCACCAAATCTGACGTAGATTTGAAAAAAACGCAAGAATTCAAGAAAGTAGAAAGATAAGAGCAAGTAGCCGAGACGCAAAGTGATGATAAACATGTTCtttgcaatattttaccttataaatagtgctaaaggaacctatttcacggagcgacacggtcAAGCCCAGAAAACATGTTTGACATACATCACGTTCGATCgtggataaataaacaaatctatTATTCAGTTAATCGATCAATCGATAGCCGAAATGCACAACTGCATACCAGCTTTCATTCCTCGATCCGCTAGGAATTAAAAGGGTAAATAACCGAAGGTGAAAGAGAATGAATGACGGAGATGCAAAGCGATAAAAAAGATACACAACTTCGACTCATTCCGGATACGAGAAAGTAAAAGGCTATTACGTTAGGACTTGCCAGGGACGGGTGTGAGGGCGGGAATTGGATCGGTCTGGTTGTTTAATTTATGTTACACCATCTGCTTTGGtcgacagtgtgtgtgtgtgtttgtgtgtgtatgtgcgtgggtTTGTGGTTATTTGTGCTTGCGCGTTGTACACCTCTTGATAACTTGTTCAGATTGCTTCCTTCTCATTTTGTCATTTACCTGCCCGTTCGtttatctaatatctatctaGCTATTACTCTACTATTGGAAAATGGAGAAGAGAGTTTGAAGaaagtcttagagagagagagagagagagagagagagaagagaggctggTCGATTCGTCACCTCGCTCCGTTTGCTCATGGGAAGGGTTGGCAGGTAAACAAGCCACTATTTACGTGTAAGGAAATTGTTGGCTGTTTCGTTTGTGCATTATTTTTCGtcctttttcatcttattttagtctatactttttcattttccttcatggctcgTAATGCAGTATAACCTATACTGCGTTACGATCAACCTATACTGTATGCACGGTATGAACAGGTATCAGAAAAATGACACAAATAAATCAGtaagaaaattacaaaatgaaaattgttttgGTTTACCCAAgactataaaaataagaaagaaaaatcttaaataaaaaaaaactcatctgctAAAAGGTCAGCCAAAGATTTTGTAGGTCAGTCGAGTTGACTGATGACATAAGCaaagttactatagtagattcacatcacctgtgcacTGATGCCttggccagtccctcacgacgctcctgattggctgttgataagccaatgacagggctggaaactctcagtctctctcgagagttcacagaggtaggatgtatgttctacctctcgtgagggatacttttgaaagacgtatatctcaagagatgtggaacatacatcctgcgtatgtgaacactctcgtgagactgagagtttccagttctgtgattgacttattaacagccaatcaggagcgtcgtaagggactggcatagacatcagatgcaccgttgacgtgaatctactataccagttctttgttgaatgattcgtggCTTAATCTCTACTTCTCAGGCTCTAGAATCTAGATCGTGACTTCATTGAGTCAGCTGGGGACCAACAATGATTTCAAGTTGTAGTTGCTGTCgactgagctggccttatgccagcaatggctcttgctcctggaggaagcctgtgattttttttttctgcatttcaagTTGTAGTTATTGTCGACTTAGGTGGCCTTATGTCAGCAGGGGTTCTTGCTCCTGGAGGAagcctgtgattttttttctgcatttcaagTTGTATTTATTGTCGACTTAGGTGGCCTTATGTCAGCAGGGGTTCTTGCTCCTGGAGGAAGcctgtaattcttttttttgACAAGTTTCTGTTATTTTCCAATAACGTTTCTTTAAGATTCGCTAAAGCTTTACGCGTATATTTTTGTCGACTATTTCGTGGTTTTGTGGACTTGCTTGCACCTTTTTATAGCTATTGCTTTTTTCCACCAAATTCCGCCTCTTCCAACCCTCAGTCGTGATGGACAAAGCCACAACCACAACCATTTTGATGATGTTCGTCTATCAAAATAGATTTTGAGAAGAGCGCGATGATATGCTTCGAGAAACCAGTAAACAAATATTGACGAAAATAATAGAGAAACCATTTATACGTCAGGGATGATGTGAAAATGATAGAGGTAGCGGGAGGTGAACAAATATCCCAGAAATAGTCGAAGAAGAAAACGGGAAATCTATTCTagacaaggcgtgacccgacctccagcttactttggactcgtgcaagattttcccctcacgctcaagttgtaaacattatattcttaacgttTAACGTAAATCAAAACTCACTGAAATATTATATGGTCAAACAGAGGCTTGTTTCATCCACgagaattaaaatagatacgctatattctttttttaagataatttttctgtacattatttatttatttttttttacatttttatgccaataaataaatcataaatatcttatcctaaaattcctgtatctttaactcaacgcgaaacccctttttcagtcctttttaggctcttccgtagacaaccccctaccccccaaaCCAAAACCACAACAACAAGTTTGTAatcttactccccgaataagcgaaaaaactgaaaaagaaatacGAAGTATACAAGAACGCGGACTgcgataataacaataagaaagagcggaataaagaaggaaaagttaAAGAAGCTATTTACAGGAATATCTGCAACAACGATTGCGAggaaaaataatttccaaatttgaACGAAAACAACCCGAAGTCATTAACGCTCGAGCGGTCTTGATACTTAGCGGTTTGGTCTCATGCATCTGTCGTCATACTTAGCCGCTTCTTAAGTTACGTAAGACGGAGTAGTTATCTGGAACGGAGGGGATAAATTCCCCCAAATTGGTTGCTCGGCGAggtgccctcccccccccctctctatctTTAATGTTTGTAAGTTACTGTGTTTCTTACTAAAGCATCGTCTAACCGTCATAGCGAACATATAGTTCTGCTGAAGATTGCAGATATAGAATGCATAATGAATATCATTATcggtgggcacagttttccgtgtcgaaaatgatgacaatggttgcagatccacaataatatagcatgtgagtatatggtctttaatggatattattattattgctgttgttcgCATATAATGGCAATAAAAGACAATATCAATATAATTCACATTGGTTATAATAAACCGTCGGAAATGACTAtcattataatcataattaacgCATGATAATGGCAATAAAAcacaatatcattatcatttaaaatGATACTACATTAGCAAGTCTTACAATGATTATAACTACCATTATCATCATTCCCGTTGGAACAGCAGCAAaacatcttaaaaaataaaataacatggaGAACTTCCCTTATTAACCAACGCTTTGCTAATGCTTGGTAATGCATGGCTGCAGGCAAAGGAATTTCCTACGAACTGAAGCATAGATCGAGCGGTTTTTTTAAGCATCGTGGCAGACCGCAACACGCAGCAACAACCCATGGGattaagcaagcaagcaagcaggcaagCAAGAAAGTGAGCAAAGAAAAGACGAAGCGAGTTTGGCACTCAAGTTAGATGTTAAGCTAGTAAGATAGTGAGCAAGCAAAAAAAACCAAGCGAGCTGGCACTCAGGTTAGCAAGCAAGAAGGCATTAGGGTAAGCAAGATAGCGAGCAAGCAGAAGACGGAAGCGAGTTAGGCGTGACgttagcaagcaagcaagcaagcaggaaGTTAGGCTAGTAAGTTACGAGCTGATCACCAAATATATTCAAGATAAAGCAGCTAAGCAAGTGGACGGTAAAGAGGGAAATGAATTAGGCCGATGAATTAGGCCGATAAGTAAGCGTGCAAGAAACAAAGCAAACGCCAAGCAAccaagaaaaattaaagtaagaaaggaggacgcaaaaaaaaaaaaaaaagtaaaaagtgccGTAGCACTAATATCGTAAGTGCTTGCTTGGCCCTGCCTTTAAAAtgtagtgctatatatatatatatatatatatatatatatataatatatatatatgtgtgtgtgtgtgtgtgtgtgtgtaaatatatatatatattatatatatattttagggcttgttgccttgtatgataaggcgccctatgaggtaatgttagacttgcgataatcttacgctaagtcggttggtattgcacttccatcttcaaatggagtgtcttggggtttgtagatcacttacgaagtcaggattatcttcttgtttatgacgacgatgtgttaaactcatgatgatctcggtgaggaggttcttgtagaaaacacgaagtataaaaatatatatattcttctgaagttttacatggtgaagatcaggtatgattgtacaagttctttaatgacgatagcttgatcgcttctgccaatgatgatggctacttctgttctctctacatgataaagcttaggtaaagagatacaggtcttctaatgacgatagctaactctgttctgcctgtctaccatctctgttacaagttatgaaagaacagacagtagtttcgaacatatgcaaacaatactatcagatgacatagttacatacgaacatacaatcaaaatgagacacgctacagatcacgtaggccgtttgaattataggtcgcggtagttgtctcaagcagggagcttggactaatgtttataaacaattgaatgactacaggtgacggcatgttatcttagcctacttttattgtatacgtcatctttagcatctctagtctgatcacattcctgcaagcaatctggttgacctctttagttttagtcttttatatatatggactaacattccatatattatgtaaacacttacatatatatatatatatatatatatatacatatatatatatatatatatatatatatatatatatatattaacagttcATACACTTGATAATGTCATAGGAGAGTATAATGAGAATACGATGTTAgatgaataaatttatttaacgTACAAAGAGGTTGAGTATTTCCAAAACttacgtgaaaaaaaaatcaagacaagcattcaaacatacatttatattttcctcTCTTGGCAGTGGCTAAATAAGTCTTGTTTTATCCTGCATGAAGATtatatcaaaaaaatataaattataatatctaaaacatatatatatatatatatatatatatatatatatatatatatatatatatatatatatactcgtatactaTTTACTgttctgtttattcatttaacaaagaaaatacactttaaaacactttaaacaacaataaaaaaaataaaaacataatcaaAATCAACAACGAAAAAAATGTGTCCTTATAGACATTCTAAAAAGCAAGAATTACATCTCTGTGAATTTTCGAATATTACCCCATTATCTCCTCGCCCGTAAAGGGGCATTTTGGGTATACGCGTGAACAGGTGGTTCCGCTGACACCAGCTGTAGTCGCCTTGACCAGTCTCTGTATAGCTGGTCTCTTCTTTTGGACACCATCTTGAGACCTGAAAAttccaaatgtgtgtgtgtgtatatatatatatatatatatatatatatatatatatatatatatatatatatatatatgacatgatcccggtggaggcctggaaagcattaggagatgaaggagtggatatactgtaagatcttatgataaagatccttgaacaggaaaagataccaaatgagtggcgtgggagtatattgatcccaatttttaaagggaaaggcgatgtccaagagtgtggtaattataggggcattaaattgatgtcccacactttgaagatactggaaaggatgatagatgctagactgagagaagaagtacaaataggtaaagagcagatgggatttatgaagggaaggggaacaacagatggtatattttgtctgaggcaaataatggagaaattcggggaaagacaaagggacctaacatatggtattcattgaccttgaaaaggcttatgaccgagtcccgagacaagaggtatggaggagcctgagggagaagatggtgccagagaagtatgtgcgattgatacaagagatgtaccggaatgtatttaccagagtgaggagcagtgttggggagacagaaggttttgaggtgagagtaggattacaccaggggtcggctctgagcccatttatctttaacatagtgattgatgttataatagaggaagtaagggagacagtaccatggaacatattgtatgcagatgatattgttctgtgtgcgagagcagggaagatctggaagtgaaattggaaagatggagacaagtactggaggacagaggaatgagaataagtagatccaagacagaatatatgtgtaccaccactgagggggatgatagagaaagtattcagcttggtggagagcaaataaggagagttgataagtttaagtatttgggatcttttgttaacgctggaggaagtatggaagaagaagtaaaacatcgggtatcAGGCAGGCTGgaaaacaactggagagcggtctcgggagttctttgtgacaaaagagtgccgcttaggttaaaaggaaattttacaagacggtggtaagaacagcaatgctatatggtacggaaacagcaagcatgagaaaagcagagcagaagaagatggatgtggcagaaatgagaatgcttaggtggatgtctggggatAACAacgagtggataggatcagaaatgactacataaggggtcaactaaggtggtggaagtatcaaagaaagtgcaggagggtggggaggctgagatggtatggacacctgttgaggagagataggaggccacgctgggagacatactatggggtggaggtgcaaggaagaagaaaatgatggAGACCAAGAAATAGATGGAAGGAccgtgtgagaggagacttacatgagaagggaattgatgaggcagaagcacaagatagaaatagatggaaacggctcatccgaaacggcgaccccatataaaaatgggaacaagctgggaagaagaagaatatatatatatatatatatatatatatatatatatatatatatacaaatatatatatatagtatatatatatatatatatataatatattgtatatatatatatatagtatatatatatatatatatatatgatatatatagatcatatatatctatatatacacacacacacgcacacacacacacacacacacacacacatatatatatatatatatatatatatatatatatatatatatatagtatatatatatatatatatatatatatatatatatatatgaagtcaaAGAGCTGCTACATCAGGCAATATTAAGTAATATCATCAAACTAAGAATCTCGTCACCGAAAAATACGGCTATTTTCCGCTTAAGAATATCTTTCCTAAAGACAGAATATTACTCTAATTAATAGGTTTCTTCACGTTAAATAAAAGGAGAATATACTCACTCAATCAGGGCCAGGATATCGCGCTCGTCCTCCTTCAGGAGCTGAGGAGACCGAGCCCCTAGCTCGCAGATCAGCAGGCGAGTGCACTGGAGGTGATCGTCTGAGACTAGAAATTCTAAGTCCGGCGTCTCGTTTCCCGTCATCAtctgcaagaagaagaagtggataATGAAAGCAATAAAGAAGCCAGGTCTCCtactaacataaataaataaataaatagataaaacgcGGAATTTTATGCGGCACGGAAAAATCTCGCCATGTTTTATGTATTCGGGATGGTCAGACGTAGGCCTAGCGCTCTAGTTATGTGCAAATTAACAATGGATtgttaatacatataaatatttccgataaaaataacagcaaaaagTGTCATCAGGAGGGTCAGACGTAGGCCTAACGCCTATATAGCCATGTGCAAAATAACAATGGATTcttaatacataaatatttccCATAAAAATAGCAGCAAAAAATGTCAGATATGAACCGGAAGACGATGAACTTTACAGGTACCTCGACAGCTCGCTTCCGTCTGTGATATATTCCTCCGCCGTGTCCACCGCCGTGCCCTCCACCATGTCCTCCACCGTGTCCGCCGCCGTGTCCACCGCCGTGTCCACCTCCAAATCCACCACCATGTCCTCCTCCATGCCCTCCTCCGTGTCCTCCGCCATGTCCGCCGTCGTATCCTCCAAATCCACCTCCGTATCCTCCTCCATGCCCTCCTCCGTGTCCTCCACCATGTCCTCCGCCGTATCCTCCACCGTGTCCTCCATAACCGCCGCCGTACCCTCCACCGCCGTACCCTCCGCCGTAGCCGTGGTCGTAGCCATAACTAGTAACGTAATAAACTGGTTCATCCTCGTACTCGTAGAGGAGCTTCTTCTTCAGTGCCACAAGGCCTGGGAAAGGAGGGGtgagaataatattattattattgcttcgaCTTACGTTATTCATAGTCATACAATCCAGAATGACATTATTCATTAAACCCTGCGGTTATCTTTTATCGAGTTAGT
Protein-coding sequences here:
- the LOC135203889 gene encoding uncharacterized protein LOC135203889 — its product is MRFHHYGAMAFVLSVLLLEPPAADTTFMDPATSALGALAALSGAGLIGALAVGLVALKKKLLYEYEDEPVYYVTSYGYDHGYGGGYGGGGYGGGYGGHGGGYGGGHGGGHGGGHGGGYGGGFGGYDGGHGGGHGGGHGGGHGGGFGGGHGGGHGGGHGGGHGGGHGGGHGGGIYHRRKRAVEMMTGNETPDLEFLVSDDHLQCTRLLICELGARSPQLLKEDERDILALIESQDGVQKKRPAIQRLVKATTAGVSGTTCSRVYPKCPFTGEEIMG